Proteins encoded within one genomic window of Spirulina major PCC 6313:
- the modA gene encoding molybdate ABC transporter substrate-binding protein: MGVIGLWILIFGLQGCPQPETTTLLVGAASSLTDVLEAIAPAFQTTYPTIAVNYNFAASGKLTQQIQQGAPLDLFISATPQYMDRLERTNQIHSDSRRTITQNRLVLIVPSDRPILTQLPDLTQPEIQRIAVGDFRTVPAGQYAQAMLTSTQLLPKIQEKLVFGQNSRQVLAFVAAGNVDAGIVYRSDVQASDAVQIAFTLDPATYPEILYPAAILTTTRDRAAAQTYLDFLLQPDTQRTFQSYGFMPLPGSDRPS; the protein is encoded by the coding sequence ATGGGAGTGATCGGGCTGTGGATTTTGATCTTTGGATTGCAGGGATGTCCACAGCCGGAGACGACGACGCTGCTAGTGGGGGCGGCATCGAGTTTGACGGATGTGTTAGAAGCGATCGCGCCTGCCTTTCAAACCACCTATCCCACCATTGCTGTTAACTATAATTTCGCCGCCTCCGGTAAACTGACTCAACAGATTCAACAGGGCGCACCGCTGGATCTATTCATCTCAGCCACCCCCCAATATATGGATCGGTTAGAGCGCACGAATCAGATTCACTCCGATAGCCGCCGCACGATTACCCAAAATCGATTGGTGTTGATTGTGCCGAGCGATCGCCCCATCCTCACCCAATTACCAGACCTCACCCAACCGGAGATTCAACGGATTGCCGTGGGAGATTTTCGCACGGTTCCCGCCGGTCAATATGCCCAAGCGATGCTCACCTCAACGCAACTATTACCGAAAATTCAAGAGAAGCTTGTGTTTGGCCAAAATTCCCGCCAAGTGTTGGCGTTTGTGGCGGCGGGAAATGTGGATGCGGGGATTGTCTATCGCAGCGATGTCCAAGCGTCCGATGCGGTGCAGATTGCCTTTACCCTTGATCCTGCAACCTATCCAGAGATTCTCTACCCCGCTGCCATCTTGACCACGACCCGCGATCGCGCCGCCGCCCAAACCTACCTTGATTTTTTGCTCCAACCCGATACCCAACGAACATTTCAGAGCTATGGGTTTATGCCGCTACCGGGGAGCGATCGCCCATCATGA
- a CDS encoding trypsin-like serine protease gives MFIKRSILRLSSQLSSPVLQLTTLLGFLLMGSSVHAGTIRHDTSDAAYRNLAHGFSSVGYLSARNSNGAWGCSGTLIDQRYVLTAAHCVENGGWMNQGTFWLGDQAHSVNWIGAHRDWFSTGRSLSAGVDLAVLSLVSQATNASSAKLYSSRDEDLKKGTYVGYGMTGTGDTGYYLNSGIKRAGQNTMGVGSRLNYSDRLLVSDFDDPRTAWSHPLSQSHSLEYQLAPGDSGGGMFIDGRLAGVHSFISSFDGQTNGDYQDYSASVRVSSWTNWIRGASSYLSQLQGRTSPQISASPGVTHDGEGWNQQALAPLVEQYNWFDDRHQVTGIITDVDFEEYAKPVPEPSMMFGLLSVGVLLWKTRKHNSKA, from the coding sequence ATGTTTATAAAACGCTCTATCCTACGACTTTCAAGTCAATTGTCGTCTCCAGTCCTTCAATTGACGACATTGCTCGGTTTCCTGTTGATGGGATCATCAGTGCATGCTGGAACGATTCGCCACGATACCAGCGACGCAGCCTATCGCAATCTTGCCCACGGATTTTCCAGTGTGGGATATTTGAGTGCGCGTAACTCAAACGGGGCCTGGGGATGTTCAGGCACATTGATTGACCAACGTTATGTACTCACGGCGGCTCACTGTGTTGAAAATGGGGGCTGGATGAACCAAGGCACATTTTGGTTAGGTGACCAAGCGCACAGTGTCAATTGGATTGGTGCTCATCGTGATTGGTTTAGTACGGGTCGCAGTTTGAGCGCAGGTGTGGATTTAGCCGTTTTAAGTTTGGTGAGTCAGGCCACAAATGCCAGTTCTGCAAAACTGTATTCCAGTCGTGATGAAGATCTCAAAAAGGGAACCTACGTCGGCTATGGAATGACGGGAACGGGGGATACCGGATATTACCTGAACTCTGGTATTAAACGGGCAGGACAAAATACGATGGGTGTGGGATCTCGCCTAAACTATAGCGATCGCCTCCTGGTGTCTGATTTTGACGATCCCCGTACGGCTTGGTCTCACCCTTTAAGTCAATCTCATAGCTTGGAATACCAACTCGCGCCAGGCGATAGTGGTGGCGGTATGTTTATTGATGGTCGTCTAGCGGGTGTCCATTCATTCATTAGCTCCTTTGATGGTCAAACCAATGGGGATTATCAAGACTATTCCGCATCCGTTCGAGTGTCATCCTGGACGAACTGGATACGGGGAGCGAGTTCATACTTGTCTCAACTGCAAGGACGGACTTCGCCTCAGATTTCGGCTAGCCCTGGAGTCACACATGACGGTGAAGGGTGGAACCAGCAAGCTCTCGCCCCCCTAGTTGAACAATACAATTGGTTTGACGACCGTCATCAAGTGACGGGCATTATCACAGATGTTGACTTTGAAGAATACGCAAAGCCGGTTCCTGAGCCGAGTATGATGTTCGGCTTGCTTTCTGTGGGAGTTCTGCTCTGGAAAACTCGTAAACACAATTCCAAAGCGTAG
- a CDS encoding SulP family inorganic anion transporter → MNLKTLKRDWFSNVRADLLAGAVVGLALIPEAIAFSIIAGVDPKVGLYASFIIAVMTAIFGGRPGSISAATGAMALLMIDLVKLHGLQYLFATTLLTGMIQVLFGVLKLGRQMRYVPRAVMIGYINALAVLIFLAQLPQLIGKDPIVYLLTALSLGIIYILPRFTQVIPSPLVTLAVMTIGTIALKIDVPTVGDMGALPTTLPTFALPQVPLTWTTLTIILPYALTLALVGLLASFLTAALVDELTDTPSDKNQEAKGQGLANIVTAFFGGMAGCGMIGQSVINVQSGGRTRLSTLAAGVLLLFAILGLQDWVRQMPMAALVAIMFMVAIGTFRWSSFWQIRRVPVSETIVMVATMLVTVFTRNFALGVATGIVLSTVFFTSKIAQLVTVHCQVEDQGSHQIYRVSGQLFFLSKEEFFHAFDFTVFVDRVTLDLSQAHLWDQGAVEMVDRVMTKFRRLGAEVELVGLNAASETLVAKIGLPSQRQAVQQATSE, encoded by the coding sequence TTGAATCTTAAAACTCTGAAGCGAGACTGGTTCTCGAACGTTCGGGCTGACCTCCTAGCTGGAGCAGTGGTCGGACTGGCATTGATTCCGGAGGCGATCGCATTTTCAATCATTGCCGGTGTTGATCCCAAAGTGGGGCTATATGCTTCATTTATCATCGCGGTGATGACTGCGATTTTTGGCGGTCGTCCCGGCTCCATCTCCGCCGCAACTGGGGCCATGGCCCTATTGATGATTGACTTAGTCAAGCTGCACGGGCTGCAATATCTATTCGCAACCACCCTCCTAACGGGCATGATTCAAGTGCTGTTTGGGGTGTTGAAGCTCGGCCGTCAGATGCGGTATGTGCCCAGGGCCGTGATGATTGGCTACATCAATGCCTTGGCCGTCCTCATTTTTCTCGCCCAGTTACCCCAATTAATCGGCAAAGATCCCATTGTCTATCTTTTAACCGCCCTGTCCCTCGGCATCATCTACATTCTGCCCCGCTTTACACAGGTCATCCCTTCGCCCTTGGTCACCTTGGCCGTCATGACGATCGGCACGATCGCCCTCAAAATCGACGTGCCCACCGTAGGCGACATGGGAGCATTACCCACCACATTGCCGACCTTTGCCCTGCCTCAAGTTCCCTTGACCTGGACAACATTAACCATCATTTTGCCCTATGCCTTAACCTTGGCCCTAGTCGGTTTACTGGCCTCCTTCCTCACGGCGGCCCTCGTCGATGAATTGACCGATACACCCAGCGACAAAAATCAAGAAGCCAAAGGTCAAGGCCTTGCCAACATTGTCACGGCATTTTTCGGGGGCATGGCGGGCTGTGGCATGATCGGCCAATCCGTTATTAATGTGCAGTCCGGCGGCCGCACGAGGCTTTCGACCTTAGCGGCGGGCGTTTTGCTGCTGTTTGCGATTTTGGGCTTGCAGGATTGGGTGCGCCAAATGCCGATGGCGGCCCTGGTGGCGATCATGTTTATGGTGGCGATCGGGACATTCCGTTGGTCGTCTTTTTGGCAAATCCGGCGGGTTCCCGTCAGCGAAACAATTGTCATGGTTGCCACGATGCTAGTGACGGTGTTCACCCGTAACTTTGCGCTGGGGGTGGCGACGGGCATTGTCTTAAGCACGGTCTTTTTTACGAGCAAGATCGCGCAATTGGTCACGGTACATTGTCAGGTCGAGGATCAGGGCAGCCATCAGATTTACCGGGTATCGGGACAACTCTTTTTCCTGTCCAAAGAGGAATTTTTTCATGCCTTTGACTTTACGGTTTTTGTCGATCGCGTCACTTTGGATCTCAGCCAAGCCCATCTGTGGGATCAAGGCGCGGTGGAAATGGTCGATCGCGTCATGACCAAGTTTCGCCGTCTGGGGGCAGAGGTGGAGCTAGTCGGACTGAATGCGGCCAGTGAAACCCTCGTGGCCAAAATCGGGTTGCCCTCTCAACGCCAAGCGGTACAACAGGCTACATCTGAATAA
- a CDS encoding DUF1499 domain-containing protein, which produces MFAGQRPKNLGVRDGKLTPCPGTPNCVCSQSEKPGETIDPLPWVAIADLRAVIEGMERTTIVEATEDYLYAEFQSKLMGFVDDVEFFCDRAANVIQVRSASRLGKSDLGVNRQRVEAIRAQLAG; this is translated from the coding sequence ATGTTTGCCGGTCAACGTCCGAAAAATTTAGGGGTGCGCGATGGGAAATTAACCCCCTGCCCTGGTACGCCCAATTGTGTCTGTAGCCAAAGCGAGAAGCCAGGGGAAACAATCGATCCGTTGCCGTGGGTGGCGATCGCTGATCTCCGCGCCGTCATCGAAGGGATGGAACGCACCACCATCGTGGAAGCCACGGAGGATTATCTCTACGCTGAGTTTCAGAGTAAGTTAATGGGCTTTGTGGATGATGTGGAATTTTTCTGCGATCGCGCCGCCAACGTGATCCAGGTCCGTTCCGCCTCCCGCCTGGGTAAATCTGACCTTGGGGTCAATCGCCAACGGGTCGAAGCGATCCGCGCCCAACTCGCAGGCTAA
- a CDS encoding polysaccharide biosynthesis/export family protein, with product MAMHRLFTHPITPTLVASLFTAATGSMLFTPPLWAQADPATPTKAPKVESDPNAVEIPVLPPPLSPIESDNWPDILNPNPQDRPTPIPLNAPDPVFTPPAPTVNDPAPTFPTSDPAFNDPDPTINDPAPLPAPLAPAPPATFGPDADIPPTGYDPPPYRDVPSNEFNRYRIGIGDVLAVTVTGFPEFNTQVEVNLEGQVLIPILGVISLRGLTIEEAQALLSYELGNRYLRQSPEVILALNFPRPALVTVTGEVVEPGFYELSPGSNPFDALFRAGGSTTQADLRSVIVRRTLIDGTVIEQTMDLLTPLQGGQPLPNMFLLDGDAIVVARLDVGAEQTYDRRLAARSNLAQAAITVRILNYAGQGLGSLQLPNGSTFLDALTQISPNATDANLSAIALVRFDPEQGRPVSQMLNGRQALLGDLSQDVPLQDDDVIVIGRSLIAKVSNALSVFTRPFRDILGFLLFFREIGDSADSIFSP from the coding sequence ATGGCAATGCACCGGCTCTTCACCCATCCCATCACCCCCACCCTTGTGGCCAGCCTCTTCACCGCCGCCACCGGGTCGATGCTGTTCACCCCGCCCCTCTGGGCCCAAGCCGATCCTGCCACCCCCACCAAAGCCCCCAAAGTGGAATCCGACCCCAACGCCGTGGAGATTCCCGTGTTACCCCCGCCCCTCTCTCCCATCGAGTCGGACAATTGGCCCGATATCCTCAACCCCAACCCACAAGATCGGCCCACACCCATCCCCCTCAACGCCCCTGATCCTGTGTTTACTCCCCCTGCTCCGACCGTTAACGACCCCGCTCCAACGTTCCCCACCTCCGATCCTGCTTTTAACGACCCCGATCCAACCATTAACGACCCTGCTCCCCTGCCCGCACCCCTCGCGCCCGCCCCACCCGCCACCTTTGGCCCCGATGCGGACATCCCCCCCACCGGCTACGATCCCCCCCCCTACCGCGATGTGCCCAGCAACGAATTCAACCGCTACCGGATTGGGATCGGGGATGTGTTGGCGGTCACGGTGACCGGGTTTCCCGAATTTAATACCCAGGTGGAGGTGAACCTGGAGGGTCAGGTCTTAATCCCGATTTTGGGGGTGATTTCTCTGCGGGGCTTGACGATTGAAGAAGCCCAAGCCCTCTTGAGTTATGAACTGGGGAATCGCTACCTCCGGCAGTCTCCAGAGGTGATTCTCGCTCTGAATTTCCCTCGCCCGGCCTTGGTGACGGTGACCGGGGAAGTGGTGGAACCGGGGTTTTATGAACTGTCGCCGGGGTCGAATCCGTTTGATGCCCTGTTTCGGGCGGGGGGCAGTACGACCCAGGCGGATTTGCGATCGGTGATTGTTCGCCGGACGCTGATCGACGGCACCGTGATTGAGCAAACTATGGATCTGCTTACGCCACTCCAAGGGGGCCAGCCCTTGCCGAATATGTTTTTGCTCGATGGGGATGCGATCGTGGTTGCACGCTTGGATGTGGGCGCGGAGCAAACCTACGATCGCCGCCTCGCTGCCCGGTCTAACCTCGCCCAAGCCGCGATCACTGTGCGCATCCTCAACTATGCTGGTCAGGGCCTCGGCTCGCTGCAACTGCCTAACGGCAGCACCTTCCTTGATGCCCTGACGCAAATTTCCCCCAATGCCACGGATGCCAATCTAAGCGCGATCGCCCTCGTTCGTTTCGACCCCGAACAGGGGCGGCCCGTGTCCCAAATGCTCAACGGTCGGCAGGCGTTATTAGGGGATCTGTCTCAGGATGTGCCGCTGCAAGATGATGACGTAATCGTGATTGGGCGATCGCTGATCGCCAAAGTCAGCAACGCCCTCAGCGTCTTCACCCGCCCCTTCCGGGATATTTTGGGTTTTCTCCTCTTCTTCCGGGAAATTGGCGACAGTGCCGACTCCATCTTCAGCCCCTAA
- a CDS encoding M61 family metallopeptidase has protein sequence MTNATALFDHSATTTEINLHYQVAMPKPTTHLFEVTLTVSQWAESSLLWTMPVWTPGSYLVREYARHVQAVTVTDARSQALPWRKVSKNQWQIDCGDSTEITMRYQVYANELTVRTNHLDATHGYFNGAAIFCYIPGHEDCAIAVTIDPPAPDWTVITALPSTGQNTFQAADFDTLVDSPFEIGPATIYAFEAEGKPHQWVIWGDGNYDRAALIKDTEAIIRTEAKIFGGLPYDRYTFLLHLTANSFGGLEHKDCCSLIYSRFGLRDREKYYRFIQLVAHEFFHLWNVKRIRPHALETFDYSQENYTPSLWFCEGVTSYYDLLIPHWAGIYGMDTYLESMSRDVTRYFLTPGRNVQPLSASSFDAWIKLYRRDANSDNSQMSYYLKGQLVSMLLDLQIRAKFENQRSLNDVLRQLWEQFGQPERGYTPAQLLAVLESVADCDLSEFCDRYLHGLDDLNAPLTAALDPFGLTLKPVPGKTPNLGIKVKTEAGTTQIAFVAADGPAGETNLDAGDELLALDGWRITADQFETRLQDYQAGDRVTLSVFHQDQLCHVPITLGDPLPTAYRITQTKAPTPAQKALLSGWLTL, from the coding sequence ATGACCAACGCCACTGCTCTTTTTGATCACTCTGCCACGACCACCGAAATCAACTTGCACTATCAAGTTGCCATGCCCAAACCCACCACCCATCTTTTTGAGGTGACGTTAACGGTTTCCCAGTGGGCAGAATCCTCGTTACTTTGGACGATGCCCGTCTGGACACCGGGATCATACTTGGTGCGAGAATATGCGCGGCATGTGCAAGCGGTGACGGTGACGGATGCGCGATCGCAGGCCCTGCCGTGGCGCAAGGTCAGCAAAAATCAGTGGCAGATTGATTGTGGCGACAGCACCGAAATCACGATGCGCTACCAGGTCTACGCCAATGAACTCACCGTGCGTACCAACCATCTCGACGCAACCCACGGCTATTTCAACGGGGCGGCGATCTTTTGCTACATTCCTGGCCATGAAGACTGTGCGATCGCCGTCACAATCGACCCCCCCGCGCCCGATTGGACAGTGATCACCGCTCTCCCCAGCACAGGACAGAACACCTTCCAGGCGGCGGATTTTGACACCCTTGTTGATAGTCCCTTTGAGATCGGCCCCGCAACCATCTACGCCTTTGAAGCGGAAGGCAAGCCCCATCAATGGGTGATCTGGGGGGATGGCAATTACGATCGCGCCGCTCTGATTAAAGATACCGAAGCGATCATCCGCACCGAAGCGAAAATTTTCGGCGGCTTACCCTACGATCGCTACACGTTCCTATTGCATTTGACGGCGAATAGTTTTGGCGGCTTGGAGCATAAGGACTGTTGTTCGTTGATTTATTCGCGCTTTGGGCTGCGCGATCGCGAAAAATATTACCGCTTCATCCAACTCGTCGCCCACGAATTTTTCCACCTCTGGAACGTCAAACGTATCCGTCCCCACGCCCTCGAAACCTTCGACTACAGCCAAGAAAACTACACCCCATCCCTCTGGTTCTGCGAAGGAGTCACCAGCTATTACGATCTGCTGATTCCCCACTGGGCGGGCATTTACGGAATGGATACCTACCTCGAAAGCATGAGCCGGGATGTGACCCGCTACTTCCTCACCCCAGGCCGCAATGTGCAACCCTTGAGCGCATCGAGTTTTGATGCCTGGATTAAGCTCTATCGCCGCGATGCCAATAGTGATAATTCGCAAATGTCCTATTACCTCAAAGGGCAATTGGTGTCGATGCTGCTGGATTTGCAGATTCGGGCCAAGTTTGAGAATCAGCGATCGCTCAATGATGTGCTGCGGCAATTGTGGGAGCAGTTCGGGCAGCCGGAGCGGGGCTATACCCCGGCGCAACTGTTGGCGGTGTTGGAGTCCGTGGCGGATTGTGACTTAAGTGAATTTTGCGATCGCTACCTCCACGGCCTCGATGACCTCAACGCCCCCCTCACCGCCGCCCTCGACCCCTTCGGCCTGACCCTCAAACCCGTTCCCGGCAAAACCCCCAATCTCGGCATCAAGGTCAAAACCGAAGCCGGAACCACTCAAATCGCCTTTGTCGCCGCCGATGGCCCCGCTGGGGAAACGAATCTAGATGCGGGCGATGAACTCCTCGCCCTCGACGGTTGGCGCATCACCGCCGACCAATTCGAGACCCGCTTACAGGACTATCAAGCCGGCGATCGCGTCACCCTCAGCGTCTTCCACCAAGACCAACTCTGTCACGTCCCGATCACCCTCGGCGACCCCCTCCCCACCGCCTACCGCATCACCCAAACCAAAGCCCCCACCCCCGCCCAAAAAGCCCTCCTCTCCGGCTGGCTCACTCTCTGA
- a CDS encoding universal stress protein — MKRILLCTDGSGFASGVYQYGAWFAQRLGAAIAVLHVTDVRGQARAEAANLSGSIGIDASDHLLQALVDLEHQKAKLSHQQAKVILRSATTTLQELGVTSIQTMHKTGVLVDFLPELETTTDLVILGRRGAAEDFATTHLGANLDRMIRASRRPCLVTSRQFQPIARILLAYDGSAIGQKALQFVLTSPAFQGLPLHIITVAKSRSDTTAQARLHTAQQQAENAGVEAVGVVEVGHPEAAIAAYIDQAAIDLLVMGTYGHRRIRHLVIGSTTAQILRSSPIPVLVFR; from the coding sequence ATGAAACGAATTCTACTCTGTACGGACGGTTCTGGGTTTGCCTCTGGTGTGTATCAGTATGGTGCTTGGTTTGCCCAACGCCTCGGTGCGGCAATCGCAGTGCTGCATGTGACCGATGTGCGGGGACAAGCCCGCGCTGAGGCGGCAAACTTGAGCGGCAGCATCGGGATTGATGCCTCGGATCACCTCTTGCAAGCCTTGGTGGATCTCGAACATCAAAAAGCGAAATTGAGCCATCAACAGGCCAAGGTTATCCTGCGATCGGCCACCACCACCCTCCAGGAATTGGGGGTCACATCGATCCAAACCATGCATAAAACGGGAGTTTTGGTGGATTTCCTCCCTGAACTCGAAACAACGACGGACTTGGTGATTCTCGGCAGACGCGGCGCGGCGGAGGATTTCGCCACAACGCATTTGGGGGCGAATTTAGATCGCATGATTCGGGCCAGTCGTCGGCCGTGCTTGGTCACATCACGCCAGTTTCAGCCCATTGCCCGGATTCTCTTGGCCTATGATGGCAGTGCGATCGGGCAAAAAGCACTGCAATTTGTGCTCACTTCCCCCGCCTTTCAAGGCTTGCCGCTGCACATCATCACCGTGGCCAAGTCTAGATCGGACACCACCGCCCAAGCTCGCCTCCATACTGCTCAACAACAAGCGGAAAACGCGGGCGTTGAGGCCGTCGGTGTTGTGGAAGTGGGACATCCAGAAGCTGCGATCGCTGCATACATCGACCAAGCCGCGATCGACCTACTGGTGATGGGAACCTACGGCCATCGTCGGATTCGCCATTTAGTCATCGGCAGCACCACCGCGCAAATTTTGCGCAGTAGCCCCATTCCGGTACTCGTATTTCGTTAA
- a CDS encoding Uma2 family endonuclease: MTQTVIIPEHLQVTPEQFTQIAIANGDLRLEQTVTEELIIMPPTGGNTGKLDVLPRINDGGFWVQTAIAGVARLILPRPMDNALPIRCSPRNFTSR, translated from the coding sequence ATGACCCAGACTGTGATTATCCCCGAACATCTGCAAGTCACTCCGGAACAGTTCACCCAGATTGCGATCGCCAATGGAGACCTACGCCTCGAACAAACCGTCACCGAAGAACTAATCATCATGCCCCCCACGGGAGGAAATACCGGCAAACTTGACGTACTCCCCCGCATAAATGACGGGGGATTCTGGGTTCAGACAGCAATTGCAGGCGTAGCCCGTCTTATCTTGCCTCGCCCGATGGACAACGCCCTGCCCATAAGGTGCTCACCCCGGAATTTTACGTCGCGCTAG
- a CDS encoding glycosyltransferase family 4 protein: MVLVNLSFLSKKPTGISTYARNLYPYLKTLDPILLTPEPEPDYRCYPVSGRMSPDHGMLGHGLRLLWTQFRVPSLYRKLRTRLLFSPIPEAPIYSHCRYVVMVHDLIPLRFPNPRSRLSYYHRFILPQVIRQARHIICNSQSTANDVVEFFRVPAHRVTPIPLAYDHNHFHLLDLPTRTERPYFLYLGRQDPYKNVQSLIYAFAALPNRDEYELWLAGPTDQRYTPQCEHLTRELGIRDSVKFMEYVPYEKLPALLNQAIALVFPTLWEGFGLPVLEAMACGTPVITSNVSALPEVTGDAAILIDPYNVPELTAAMGAIATDLNLRDNLIQLGLLRASEFSWARTGQQTAEVLFPFT, encoded by the coding sequence TTGGTTCTGGTTAATCTCTCGTTTTTATCGAAGAAACCGACGGGTATTTCCACCTATGCCCGCAACCTATACCCCTACCTCAAAACCCTAGACCCGATTCTCCTCACCCCAGAACCGGAACCGGACTATCGATGTTACCCCGTATCCGGTCGGATGAGTCCGGATCACGGCATGCTCGGCCACGGATTGCGCCTGCTGTGGACTCAGTTTCGTGTCCCCAGCTTATACCGTAAACTGCGTACCCGGCTGCTGTTTTCCCCGATTCCCGAAGCCCCGATCTACAGCCATTGTCGCTATGTGGTGATGGTGCATGACCTGATTCCGCTGCGGTTTCCGAATCCGCGATCGCGCCTCAGCTATTACCACCGTTTCATCCTCCCCCAAGTCATCCGCCAAGCCCGCCACATTATTTGTAATTCCCAATCCACCGCCAACGATGTGGTGGAGTTTTTCCGCGTCCCCGCCCACCGCGTCACCCCGATTCCCCTCGCCTACGATCACAACCATTTCCATCTGTTGGACTTGCCCACCCGCACCGAACGCCCCTATTTCCTCTACCTTGGCCGCCAAGACCCCTACAAAAATGTCCAAAGTTTGATCTATGCGTTTGCGGCCCTGCCCAATCGTGATGAGTATGAACTGTGGCTGGCGGGGCCGACGGATCAACGCTATACCCCCCAATGTGAGCATCTGACGCGGGAATTGGGGATTCGGGATTCGGTGAAGTTTATGGAATATGTGCCCTATGAAAAATTACCGGCCCTGTTGAATCAAGCGATCGCCCTCGTCTTCCCCACCCTCTGGGAAGGGTTCGGCCTGCCCGTGCTTGAAGCGATGGCCTGCGGTACGCCGGTGATCACCTCCAATGTGTCGGCGTTGCCGGAGGTGACGGGGGATGCGGCAATTTTGATTGATCCCTACAATGTGCCGGAGTTGACGGCGGCGATGGGTGCGATCGCCACGGATCTCAACCTCCGCGACAATCTGATCCAACTCGGTCTCCTCCGCGCCAGCGAATTCAGTTGGGCCCGCACCGGCCAACAAACCGCCGAAGTCCTGTTTCCCTTCACGTAA